In Mercurialis annua linkage group LG5, ddMerAnnu1.2, whole genome shotgun sequence, a single genomic region encodes these proteins:
- the LOC126680016 gene encoding oxoglutarate-dependent flavonoid 7-O-demethylase 1-like codes for MEAKITKLGSSIPVPCVQELAKESSTTVPLRYVRPHQDSPIIFDSASLPQVPVIDLQRLFSQEFMDLELNQLHHACKEWGFFQLINHEVSTSLVEKVKVEIEEFFKLPMEEKMKYWQKAGEIEGLGQAFVVSEEQKLDWGDMFYMITLPHYLRKPHLFPNLPLSFRESLEAYSEEMKNLALRVLNLMAKALGMEPKEMTEAFEDGCQQMRMNYYPPCPQPELVMGLNSHSDGGGLTILLQVSDVEGLQIKYHGKWVPVKPLPNAFIVNIGGSLEVLTNGVYKTIEHRATVNSDKERISIATFYSPKLDGEMGPAPSLVTSERPAEFRKIGVADFWRSYLSKELNGTKYLDFLRVHK; via the exons ATGGAAGCAAAAATAACAAAGCTTGGGAGCTCTATTCCAGTGCCATGTGTACAAGAGCTGGCAAAAGAATCGTCTACAACAGTTCCACTAAGATATGTGCGACCTCATCAAGATTCTCCAATCATATTTGATTCTGCATCTCTACCCCAAGTTCCTGTCATTGATTTGCAGAGGTTATTTTCGCAAGAATTTATGGATTTGGAGCTGAATCAGCTCCACCATGCATGCAAAGAATGGGGTTTCTTTCag CTAATAAATCATGAAGTGAGCACTTCACTAGTGgaaaaggtgaaggtagaaattGAAGAATTTTTTAAGTTACCAATGgaagaaaaaatgaaatattggcAAAAGGCAGGAGAAATTGAGGGATTAGGGCAAGCTTTTGTGGTGTCTGAAGAGCAGAAGCTTGATTGGGGAGACATGTTTTACATGATCACTCTTCCACATTATTTAAGAAAACCCCACTTGTTTCCTAACCTCCCCCTCTCATTTAG AGAATCATTGGAAGCTTACTCAGAAGAAATGAAAAATCTTGCCTTGAGAGTCCTCAACCTAATGGCAAAAGCTCTCGGAATGGAACCTAAAGAAATGACGGAAGCATTTGAAGATGGGTGCCAACAAATGAGAATGAATTACTATCCTCCATGTCCGCAGCCGGAGTTGGTCATGGGACTCAACTCCCACTCCGATGGCGGTGGCCTCACCATCCTCCTTCAAGTCAGCGACGTAGAAGGGTTGCAAATCAAGTATCATGGAAAATGGGTTCCGGTTAAACCACTTCCTAATGCTTTTATCGTCAATATTGGAGGCAGTCTGGAG GTGTTGACAAATGGAGTATATAAAACCATTGAGCACAGGGCAACTGTGAACTCAGATAAAGAGAGAATATCCATAGCCACATTTTATAGTCCGAAATTAGATGGCGAAATGGGTCCGGCACCGAGCCTCGTTACTTCAGAAAGACCGGCAGAATTCAGGAAAATTGGAGTTGCAGATTTTTGGAGATCATATTTATCAAAAGAACTTAATGGAACAAAGTACCTTGATTTTTTGAGAGTTcataaataa